In the Bdellovibrionales bacterium genome, GTCGCGAGGATCTCACCATTGCTGGAGTTAGAGGAGATCTGCTGGTGAAGTTGCTGACCAAGAATCGTGAGGCGGTCTACCATGGCGTCTGCTTCAGTCCACAAAGCGATGGGCTCGGCGATATATTTTACGTTGCGGAAACGGTCGATGAGTTTCGCGAGACCCTCGACGTCATCCGGGTGATTCTTACCCTGTAAAAATCCGCCGCGCACTGTTTCATAGTTATAGGGGTCGTTTTCGAGAATTTCATGGCGGCCGGCTCGGTCTCCGAGAATGACATCGATCTCATTAAAGAATTTTTCGTAGTAGTTTGGATCTTTGGTGCGGGCATAGTCGAAGAGACTGATCACCGCTTCTTTTTGAGCTTTAGACCAGAGGCTTTCGCCATTGACGAAGGCCCGAGCGGTCGACAGCGTGTTCATGGCAAACAGCATCGTTAAGAGTTCTGACATAACCAGGAAAGCCATAACACCGACAACGATGTATAGCTTGTTCGAGACAGATAGGTTTCGCCAGAGAGATTTAATTTTCATAATTTGCGCTCAATAACAGCAACAATCTTAACCTGCTTTGTGTGTCATAGTTCAGGATATGTCGAATCGCAAAACGTCCCATGGTTTATATCGTTTTTTGGGAAAAATTACAGTGAAAAACACCCTTTAGAAAGAATCGTCACATGTCGTGCTTACTCTGGGAGCGTCATTGCTAAATTGAAAAAAGTGGGAACTATCTCGAACCAAAACGCTCCAAAAAGCGGAAATATTTGGGGCTATCTGCAGTAGGCTTTTTCTGAGCGCGATTTGCTGGACCAAAGCAGTGAAGTGGAGCGTTCCTCGTTAAAAAATGACCCCATTGGCCCGATATGTAATTGATGGATAAGTCTTCGTTATTCCATTTTCTATTAAGGCAATTCGGAACGCAGTTTGGGGTGATCCTCCTGATTGCTTCCAGCGTTTACTATTTCCAGGGAAATACCTCCAAGGAAGATCTCTATAGTCTTGCGATGCTCATGCAAACCCGTCAAGCCGTCGAGCAGGCGAACTTTCTAAGTCAGCAGTACCTCAATTCGGGCAAAGTGAAAGATCTTGATGAGTACAACAAATCTATCGTGCAGATGGGAAAAGTCGTCAGTGAGCTTGCGGATGGGCTTAAAAAATTTCCGGATCATCAAAAGAAGTTCGCTGAAATTCAGAAAAAGACGCGGGTTTATTTTGTTGCGATGAATGAGCGCCTTGAGAAACGTCAGCGCAGTGGCGTTGGTCATGGAGACCGCGAAATTGCCAATGCCGATGGCTTGAATGAAGTGCTGAATCTGATCGATGTTATGAATCGGGATATTCGCGACAATACTCTGCAGCCGTTGACGGTCGCGGGTAAAACTTATCCGCTGTCCTTGTGGTATTACCTAGTGGGCATGGTGATTGCGGTGTACTCAATCTTGATGAGTTATCGTTTTCAGACAGCTCTTCAAGAGGAGCAGAAGAAGGATATTTCGGATCTAAAAATTCAGTCGATCCTGTTGGATGGTATCCTGAATAGTATTAGCGAAGCCCTCGTAGTTGTTGATGATCAGGGGCGCTTCACGCGTTACAACACGGCTGCGCAGAGAATTATCGGCAACAAAACAAAAAGTATTTCTTCCGAGCAGGATGCTCAGGACTTTGGTTTCTTTGATGTGAATACCATGCAACAACTGTCCGTGAACGAACTGCCTTTTGCTCGGGCGCTTCGAGGAGAGCAGGTCGAAGACCTCGAGATCATGGTTCATAACGAAGCGAATCCACAGGGAATGTATATCAGTATCAGTAGCCGCTATTTGCGTGATATTGACGGCAGTATTCACGGAGCGCTTGCGGTTTTCCGCGACATTAGCCGCCGGAAAGCGACGGAGCAGGAATGGCTGCGCGCGCGTGAATCCGCTTTAGAAACGGCTCGTAAAAAATCTGACTTCCTCGCGGCGATGAGCCATGAGATCCGCACTCCGATGAATGGTGTGATCGGGATGTCGACTTTGCTTGCAGAGACGAAGATGACTGAAGAACAGAAAGACTATGTTGGGACAATTAAACGTTCTGCGGAAGCACTGCTGCGTCTGATTAATGATATTTTGGATCATTCAAAAATTGAGGCCGGCAAAATTCAGATTAATCCTCGTCCATTTGATCTACGTCAGATGTGTGAAGATATTATGGAGCTTTTTCATCCCGCAGTTCGCGAGAAAAATATTGGCCTTGAAATTAGTTATCTGGGCCGCGAAGAATGGGCCTTTGTCGCAGATCCTGAAAGGCTGCGCCAGATCCTTGTGAACTTGATCGGTAATGCAGTGAAGTTTACAGAAAAAGGCTATGTGCGCGTGGTGGTTGAGTGTCAGAAGTCCTATGCCGGAAAATCTTCTTTGAAGTTCTCGGTGACGGATACAGGGGCGGGCCTCAGCGAAGAAGAGAGTCAGTTGCTCTTCCAAAAATACGTTCAGACAAAGTCAGGAATGAAGTTCGGCGGCACCGGTTTAGGTCTGTCGATTTGCCGTCAGCTCGTAGAGTTGATGGGAGGGCAGATCGGTTTGAGCAGTAAATTGGGCTTAGGCTCGACATTTTGGTTTACGTTAGATTTACCGGAGACGACGATTCAGCAGATTCCAGCACAGCAAGAAAGTACTTTTGCCGCCATCTTCAAGGGGCATGTCTTGTTGGCAGAAGATCAGCCGGTCAATCAGCGCGTTGCCGTGACCTATTTGCAGAAGCTCGGGCTTGAAGTGGATGTCGCGCAAAATGGCCAGATTGCCGTGCAGAAGGCCCTGGCGAAACGTTACGACGTGATCTTTATGGACTGTCAGATGCCTGTGATGACCGGTTATGATGCGACAAAAAATATTCGCGCTCAACAGCAGGGCGAGCGGACTCCGATTATCGCGTTGACGGCAGAGGGAACGAGCGGTGAGCGCAATACTTGCCTTGAGGTCGGGATGGATGACTTCTTGACGAAGCCTCTGGAGCTGGAACGCTTGATCGGGGCTTTGCATCGCTGGATTAAAACCGATGCACCTATTTTAGATTTAAAGGCTTTGGAAAAATTAAAATCATACGTTGTGAACAACAAGAGTTTGACTGAAGCCTTGATTGAGGACTTTCAGAATACGGCTCCAGGCTTGGTCGCAAGTATGAGAACAGCTTTAGATTCCGGGAATTTAGAAGAAGCTCAATCGGCGGCGCATGCGTTGAAATCAACCAGCGCGACGCTGGGAGCGACAGCTTTAGCGGGGCTCAGCGAGCGCATTGAAGATGCGTCGGACTTGGATGAAGCCAAGGCGCTATTTGCCGGTGTGGATGAACAATTAAAGAAAAGTCTGGCCGAGTTGCAAAAATACTCAACTCGGGCAGCGGCGTAAGAGGAGTAAGTATGGCGCACATTCTTATTGTCGACGACCAACAAAGCGTATTGATGACATTGGAAGCTCTTTTAAAGAGCGATAATCATCTTGTTACTGCCTGTACCAATGCAATCGATGCCATGGATAAGTTGAATAAAGAACCTTATGACATGGTGATCTCTGATGTGGTGATGTCTGTTGGGGGCACAGGGCTTGCACTTCTTCGCACCATCCGTGGGCAGCCGAAGATTGCGAAGATTCCGGTGATTTTGTTGACCGGAAAGCGCGAGAAGTCGGATGTTGAAAAAGGTATTCAGGCCGGTGCGGATGACTACGTTGTAAAACCTATTGATCCGGCGTTGTTGCTGGCGAAGATCAAAGATATTTTGTCCCGTTCTGTTCAGGCAGCACCACGCTTTGCGGAGGCCGCCGTAAACATGAAGGCTGAGATGGAAACTAAAACCGATATCATTTCTATTTCTGAATTGGGCTGCACATTGAAATCGAATGTCTTTGCTTCACCTGGCGCCGTGATTAAAATTCATAGCGATGTTTTCAAAGACATTGGTATTGCGAATCCTACTCTGAGAATTATTTCTGTCGAAGAGGCGGCGAGTGCCGATGGTTTCCGTAAGTTTACAGGGAACTTCGTGGGCCTCAGTGAAAAAGAACTGACTCCGCTGCGCCTTTGGATCCGCGCGAAAATGCGAGCCGCGTAGAGCGGTGTCAAGAAGCCACCGCTAAAAGATACTTGTGATTCTTTGAGCGGTTGTTTAGGCTATTTTCAGCAAGGATGCGAAAATGGCAAAACAAGACGATGAAGTCCCTCAGATCAAAAACTATCTTTCTATTACTTCCTTTCTGCAAGATATCTACCTCTATAGAAAATCTCTGAATGCCGGTTTCTCCTATGAGAGCTGGGCCGCGGAGATTGGTTTTAAGAGCCGGTCTTTTTTGAAAATGCTTATTGATGGCGAGCGTGCGATCACCGCTCCTACAGCAGAGACCTTGTGTGATGCTTTTTCTTTTTCAATGGAGGAGCGCTCTTACTTCCGCCTGCTTGTGAGCTATTGCCAAGCTCGTGATAATGAAGAAAAAGAACTCTATCTTGAAAAGATTTTTGAAAATCTTGGACAGCACCGTGATTTAACAGAGATTGTGCACTACAATGAGTTTCTGTCTTCGAAGGAGTTGCCAAAGCTTTTGGTTCTTTTAAGTTTTAGTGATCTTGATAAATCACCGGCGGGGCTTGCGGGGTTCTTAAAACAGTCCGTCGAACACGTGGATCAAAACCTCGCAAAATTGAGAAAGCTTGAGCTGGCTTCTGTGAATGCAACCACCGGCCAATGGGAGCCAACAAAGAAGAACTTCAAAGTGCCGAAGAGCTTTTCAAATAGAGCGCTGACTCATTACCATAATGAATCTCTTTTGGAGGCCATTGAAGCACAAAAGTTGCCGCCGCATCTTCGCCGATTCCGAAGCTTGTTATTACCTTTGGAAGAAGAGGGCTTTGAGAAGCTTTTGAATGACATTGAGTCTTTGATTTCAAAAAGTGTGGCTAAATACGATAGCGAGAAGTTGGAAGGCAAGCGCCTTTACAAGATGAACATCAATTTGCATCCCGTGACCGAAAAGCATGCTGCTCACAATTCTGAGCACGAGTCGACCGAGACGTGTTCTCAAGGGTGAGATCAGGCCTAGACTTCTAAACAGATACCAAACCGGCGATACTGACTCCGTGATTTAAACATACAATCAAAGGAGTGCTTCGTGTTTCGTTATATGTTGGCAATGGGTTTGGTTTCTTCGCTGGTGGGATGTGCTTCGACACAAATGAATGTTTCAGAATTACGAGCTCCGGCAGGGACTGGCGACGTCGACTCCTCTCAGATGTCAGAGTTTGGCACCATTGTAAGTTATAAATTGCCCATTACTCGAAATGGCAAGCAAACAACTCGCGTGGCTAGCAGCTATTGGGTTGGCGAATGGCCTATGCCGATGATAGATGTTTTGTCGGATTTTCCTGGAACGACGAAGATTTCCGCCTACACGAACTTACGCAATCCTCGAGAGCAGGATAAGGTTGCTTGCACGATTAAGAACGGCGTCTACCATCCTTGGTCAAATAACGATCCATCGGCGGCGAACTATTATACTTTGAGTGATGTCCAGGATTACAAGGCACTTCGTGATGTAACGTATAGTGCATATTCCTACAAGCAAAAGAAAGAAATTAAGATGAAGATTCCGAAGGGCGCGTTGATCACAAACGTCGTTTATGGCTCTGAAGGGTATTGTTCAGCCACGCTTAAAATCGGTAAAACACTTCGTTCTATTGATGAAGCATGTTCATTCTTTATGGAGAATAAAGATTTTCAAAAAATTTCCGCGGATGACAACTTTAGCGAGCAATGGATTTATATGACATGCGAAGAAAAGGACTCCTCCGGCAGGAACGTCAAAGCTTTTGTCCAAGATAAGTCTTTGCAAGCAGAGCCAGGAGTTAAAGACGGCTGTCCAAAAGCGTATGGCGTTGCTGGAAGTGCAAAGGACTGCAGTGCGAACTAATGAACTTTGTGAATGTGAACCGTGCCATTCTGAGCTTTGATTTTATCAAGCTCGCTCTGAAGCACGGACATACGGTCATAGGTAGCAATGTAATGATCAGTGGCAAGACCTTGCCATGAATGAGAGGCGGGATCTCGATTTGGCTCTGCCTCTGATTTTATTTGTCCGCCGCGAATGATCAGACGGTAACTTGTTTTACTTTTTGCGAGCTGGAAGTCGATATCCGAATTTAGCAGCGTCGTGAGGCGACGTACACGATTGTAGGTAGCGCCTGCGCGGATAAAGTGACGCTCGAATTTATCGGCAACATCTTCTGCAGTGAGCGGGATTTCTTCGTTCTCTTCCTCTTCGAGGATTTCTTCCTCGGTGTCTTCTAAGATTTCCTCTTCTTGTTGCTTTCGGTACCACCAAAGACCGACTGCGAGAATCGAGCGCATCGAGCTAAATATATACGGTTCAAAATCGTGGCGTTCGCAGAAGATCTTAAAACCCTCTTTGAGAAGCTCTGGATCCATTTCTTCATAGAACATCAGTGTATTGAAATCATTTTGCTGCAGAGATTCTGCGAGTTTTAGCATCGAATCAAAAGCCATGGCACTCGAAAAGGGCCCAAGAGTGTGTTCTTTGTCTTGAGCAAAGCTGATCGAGGTAAAATCGCGATTAAAAAAAACCAAAGCGCGATTGCCGGTTTTAAGACTGATATTGTAACGCGGATTCAGCCGTTTGATCTCGTCCGTTTCAAGCAGGGCTGATTCCAGCGGACTATTGCATGGAGTAACAACCAGGTCCCAAGTTTGCGTGAGCATTTCAAGCTTGCGTGGATCGCGATTCTTTTGTCCGCGGAAATAGCTGTTCACGCGGCTTTTGAGCGAGGTTGCTTTACCGACGTAGAGAACTTCTCCCCACTGGCTGATCATGCGGTAGATACCAGGCTGATCGGGCAGGCTGAGACGCTTTTCTTTCGGAAGTGGGTATTCGTATTTTGTACGTTTCTCTTTGGGCGTTTCCGCGAGCCAAGCGCGAAGCTCGGTAAAATTCGTAATGCCTTTTTCCGCAAGCATTTTGGTGAGGCCCTGCCAGATCACGCGAGTGGCGTTGATGTAGCTTTGGCCGCGTTTCACATCGCCCGCGTTATAGCCAAAATATCCTGCAAGCCCCTTGATGCCTCGACTCGGCAGATTCGGCATCAGGCGCTTAGCGATTTCATGTGTACAGATGACTTCAAAGGGAAGTTCTTCGCCGAAGATGTGCTTGAGGAAAGGTTTTTCAAACTGGGCGAAGTGAATGATGGCGACAGCTTGCTGGTCTTCAGCGAAAATGCTTAACACCTCGTCGAGAGGTTTTGCCTCTTCCATGTCTTCATCAGTAATACCGGTGATGGCTTGAATGCGGTAAGGCACCTTTGTGCCCTCTGGCTGTGCGATCAAAAAGCTTTTTGTGGAACTGTCATCGCCCCAGGCGATTTCCAGAACATTGCTATTGTCAGGTTTAGCACCAGTCGTTTGCAGATCGAGAAAGAAATAATCCTGGAAGCTCATGGAGAATCCTCCCAGAATCCGGTGATGTCAGACAAAATACTTTGTGAGACGAGCTCCTGCGGGCTTTCATCAAACCAACCCTGCGGCATGCACTGGGCGTAGCTAGATTGTAAAAAGCGCGGATCCATCATCACGATCACACCACGGTCCTTCTCAGAGCGAATCACCCGGCCGGCAGACTGAATTGCTTTCGCCATGGCAGGGTAGACATACGTATAATCAAAGGCCTTGTGCTTACCATAGGCGGCTTCGTAATAGGATCTTATTTGTTCACGCTCAAAGTCAAAAGTCGGCAGTGCCGGGCCTATCACAAAGGCCCCAATCAGCATATCACCTGCATAATCAATACCTTCCGAGAAAATGCCCCCTTGAACTCCGAGGAGCAGAGTGGGCTTATCACCACTTTTGAGTTCGTCTAGATACCCTTTGACGAGGGATGGTTTCATTTCGCGGCCTTGCTGCAGAATCTGATACTCCGGCAAATTCAAGAGTGCGCGAGCCTTAAACAGGAAATCAAAGCTTGGAAAGAGTGCGATGTAGTTACCAGGCTTGAGGCGCACCACGCGCTGAATGACATCCGCAATACGAGGGGCGCTGGAGTCGCGGGCGCTCAGCTTGGTTGAGATCTGTGGAATGATGAGGAGCTTACGATTCTCTGTCGGGAATGGTGAGGTGAACTCGACTGTCTTTGTATTAGGCAGAGTAAGGCCCATCAAAGTTTGATAGTAATCAAAAGGCTTCAGTGTGGCTGAGAAGGCGACGACGTTCTGAAATTCTTTATAAACCTTTTTCAGATGCTCAGAGGCATCACAGCAAGTCACTTTGAGCATCTCGCCGAGATAGTTGCGCTGATAAGTCTGAAAAAACGCCGGTCCGACAAATTCGAGTGCCGCCATAAAATCAGACCAAGTATTCGAAAGGCGAAGCACCGGATCCTGTGGCTGAATTTCCACGTCGGATTCAAGATAGCGTAAAGTAAAGTCACGGATTTTTTTCTCAAGCGCGGCGAACGGTTCCGGATCAATTTTGATCTTCCGTGGACCGCCTTCGCTATACCCTTTGATGAGCGCAATAGCCTCATCGAGGAGTTCTCCGCCCTGTTTGACAAAGCGAATATCAATCGCCGAGAAAGCTTTTTCAAAGGCTTGTAATTGCTCGACGGTGATGGCGGGCGAGAAGTAGTCCTGGGCTCGCGATGGCAGGTTGTGGGCCTCGTCGATAACAAGATTGGCCTTTTCTGAGGGCTTCATTAATGGTTCTGAAAGGCGACCAATGAGGCCACGGGGAGCAAAGACGTAATTGTAGTCGCCAATGACAACGTCCGCTCTTTCAATCGCTTCGACCGAAAGTTCAAATGGGCAGACTTGGTATTCTTCGCCAAGGCCTTTAAGTTTTTTTGCACTGAGACTGCGAATTTTTCCGAGTTTGTTGATGAGATCGTTTTCTTGCAGTTTTTTGTAATAGTCTTTGGCGAATTCGCAGTATTGCGGATTGCACATGACTTCGGCCTTTAGGCACATCTTGCTTTTGGCATTCAGAGTGAGCGCGCGCACCTTAGAGCCTTTTTCTTGCAAGAGCTCTAAAGCCTCTTCGGCCATTTGGTGCTGGGAATTTTTAGGTGTGACGTAAACGACTTTTTGGCCGCGGGCCAAAGCCTCTTTCAGCGAAG is a window encoding:
- a CDS encoding response regulator is translated as MAHILIVDDQQSVLMTLEALLKSDNHLVTACTNAIDAMDKLNKEPYDMVISDVVMSVGGTGLALLRTIRGQPKIAKIPVILLTGKREKSDVEKGIQAGADDYVVKPIDPALLLAKIKDILSRSVQAAPRFAEAAVNMKAEMETKTDIISISELGCTLKSNVFASPGAVIKIHSDVFKDIGIANPTLRIISVEEAASADGFRKFTGNFVGLSEKELTPLRLWIRAKMRAA
- a CDS encoding TIGR02147 family protein, with product MAKQDDEVPQIKNYLSITSFLQDIYLYRKSLNAGFSYESWAAEIGFKSRSFLKMLIDGERAITAPTAETLCDAFSFSMEERSYFRLLVSYCQARDNEEKELYLEKIFENLGQHRDLTEIVHYNEFLSSKELPKLLVLLSFSDLDKSPAGLAGFLKQSVEHVDQNLAKLRKLELASVNATTGQWEPTKKNFKVPKSFSNRALTHYHNESLLEAIEAQKLPPHLRRFRSLLLPLEEEGFEKLLNDIESLISKSVAKYDSEKLEGKRLYKMNINLHPVTEKHAAHNSEHESTETCSQG
- a CDS encoding ATP-dependent DNA helicase translates to MRKIQIDARQFSVPCPRVGSIEVHSGYGAPPLSGQEIHQQVQLRRMREVEGYTAEKRLSHAFDCAPYTFVVSGRADGIIESDGTTIEEIKTTFDIDELYKKLAKDPNHPYVWQLRTYGYIQYKQTGLIPELRLHLVSSRNFKSHDLVVELDVAGYESWLTLRLAELVEETKIREKLFKKRQKSAEALEFPFEAPRPGQKELVDCISENLIEKNPLLVQAPTGLGKTVGVLYPSLKEALARGQKVVYVTPKNSQHQMAEEALELLQEKGSKVRALTLNAKSKMCLKAEVMCNPQYCEFAKDYYKKLQENDLINKLGKIRSLSAKKLKGLGEEYQVCPFELSVEAIERADVVIGDYNYVFAPRGLIGRLSEPLMKPSEKANLVIDEAHNLPSRAQDYFSPAITVEQLQAFEKAFSAIDIRFVKQGGELLDEAIALIKGYSEGGPRKIKIDPEPFAALEKKIRDFTLRYLESDVEIQPQDPVLRLSNTWSDFMAALEFVGPAFFQTYQRNYLGEMLKVTCCDASEHLKKVYKEFQNVVAFSATLKPFDYYQTLMGLTLPNTKTVEFTSPFPTENRKLLIIPQISTKLSARDSSAPRIADVIQRVVRLKPGNYIALFPSFDFLFKARALLNLPEYQILQQGREMKPSLVKGYLDELKSGDKPTLLLGVQGGIFSEGIDYAGDMLIGAFVIGPALPTFDFEREQIRSYYEAAYGKHKAFDYTYVYPAMAKAIQSAGRVIRSEKDRGVIVMMDPRFLQSSYAQCMPQGWFDESPQELVSQSILSDITGFWEDSP
- a CDS encoding GIY-YIG nuclease family protein, with translation MSFQDYFFLDLQTTGAKPDNSNVLEIAWGDDSSTKSFLIAQPEGTKVPYRIQAITGITDEDMEEAKPLDEVLSIFAEDQQAVAIIHFAQFEKPFLKHIFGEELPFEVICTHEIAKRLMPNLPSRGIKGLAGYFGYNAGDVKRGQSYINATRVIWQGLTKMLAEKGITNFTELRAWLAETPKEKRTKYEYPLPKEKRLSLPDQPGIYRMISQWGEVLYVGKATSLKSRVNSYFRGQKNRDPRKLEMLTQTWDLVVTPCNSPLESALLETDEIKRLNPRYNISLKTGNRALVFFNRDFTSISFAQDKEHTLGPFSSAMAFDSMLKLAESLQQNDFNTLMFYEEMDPELLKEGFKIFCERHDFEPYIFSSMRSILAVGLWWYRKQQEEEILEDTEEEILEEEENEEIPLTAEDVADKFERHFIRAGATYNRVRRLTTLLNSDIDFQLAKSKTSYRLIIRGGQIKSEAEPNRDPASHSWQGLATDHYIATYDRMSVLQSELDKIKAQNGTVHIHKVH
- a CDS encoding response regulator; the encoded protein is MDKSSLFHFLLRQFGTQFGVILLIASSVYYFQGNTSKEDLYSLAMLMQTRQAVEQANFLSQQYLNSGKVKDLDEYNKSIVQMGKVVSELADGLKKFPDHQKKFAEIQKKTRVYFVAMNERLEKRQRSGVGHGDREIANADGLNEVLNLIDVMNRDIRDNTLQPLTVAGKTYPLSLWYYLVGMVIAVYSILMSYRFQTALQEEQKKDISDLKIQSILLDGILNSISEALVVVDDQGRFTRYNTAAQRIIGNKTKSISSEQDAQDFGFFDVNTMQQLSVNELPFARALRGEQVEDLEIMVHNEANPQGMYISISSRYLRDIDGSIHGALAVFRDISRRKATEQEWLRARESALETARKKSDFLAAMSHEIRTPMNGVIGMSTLLAETKMTEEQKDYVGTIKRSAEALLRLINDILDHSKIEAGKIQINPRPFDLRQMCEDIMELFHPAVREKNIGLEISYLGREEWAFVADPERLRQILVNLIGNAVKFTEKGYVRVVVECQKSYAGKSSLKFSVTDTGAGLSEEESQLLFQKYVQTKSGMKFGGTGLGLSICRQLVELMGGQIGLSSKLGLGSTFWFTLDLPETTIQQIPAQQESTFAAIFKGHVLLAEDQPVNQRVAVTYLQKLGLEVDVAQNGQIAVQKALAKRYDVIFMDCQMPVMTGYDATKNIRAQQQGERTPIIALTAEGTSGERNTCLEVGMDDFLTKPLELERLIGALHRWIKTDAPILDLKALEKLKSYVVNNKSLTEALIEDFQNTAPGLVASMRTALDSGNLEEAQSAAHALKSTSATLGATALAGLSERIEDASDLDEAKALFAGVDEQLKKSLAELQKYSTRAAA